The following proteins come from a genomic window of Pelmatolapia mariae isolate MD_Pm_ZW linkage group LG17, Pm_UMD_F_2, whole genome shotgun sequence:
- the lrrc17 gene encoding leucine-rich repeat-containing protein 17: MRLLVSLLLLLLLGSAEPRRGRRSKAVERGARGHVRGRGRPGVMRRQTEVCLEYMESGEKYLDCQDRQLTTVMQDWPKDIHHLLLARNRIQVLRDNMFAQFTQLKSLDLQQNRISRVEDDAFSGLSQLKTLLLQHNQMTTASEEVLLPLPRLTYLRLYDNPWSCLCPLESLIRKLQLPGNRNLGNYAICAEPFSLKGQKLKKLNVDSLCEEDKGPEHGVVERPKPPPKIRKPDATSMCRTYMFPKPLLDCSNKDLISIPPDLPSDIVRMDLSNNKIKHLKPKHFVLSKDLKLLNLSSNNLHHIDTAAFAGLLYLRELDLSNNSLQYFQYSVLEDLYFLRKLSLDNNPWFCDYNIHYLNYWLKHHPGVHHTGLICSEPPEFKGWRVADYVKTYNGECPVDKQTEGTDTGQGAQEQSENDAQKPGMDNSDGQGANLPQHLKKAAPNKFKIIRLS; this comes from the exons aTGCGTCTCCTTGTTTCCCTCCTGCTCTTGCTACTCCTTGGATCAGCGGAACCCCGGAGAGGCCGTCGGTCAAAGGCTGTGGAGAGGGGTGCAAGGGGCCATGTACGGGGTAGAGGCAGGCCTGGCGTCATGAGGCGTCAAACTGAGGTGTGCTTGGAATACATGGAGTCAGGAGAAAAATACCTTGACTGCCAGGATAGGCAGCTGACCACTGTGATGCAGGACTGGCCCAAAGATATCCACCACCTACTGCTGGCGAGAAATAGGATTCAG GTTTTGAGGGACAACATGTTTGCTCAGTTCACCCAGCTGAAGAGCTTGGATCTCCAGCAGAACCGCATCTCCAGGGTGGAGGATGATGCGTTCAGTGGCCTCTCCCAGCTCAAAACCCTGCTCCTCCAGCACAACCAAATGACAACAGCCTCCGAGGAGGTCCTGCTCCCCCTACCCCGCCTTACTTATCTCCGTCTCTATGACAACCCGTGGAGCTGCCTGTGTCCCTTGGAAAGCTTGATCAGAAAACTGCAGCTGCCAGGCAACCGCAACCTGGGCAATTACGCCATAtgtgcagagcctttttcacTGAAGggtcaaaaactgaaaaagttgaATGTAGACTCGCTGTGTGAGGAAGACAAGGGGCCAGAACATGGAGTTGTAGAACGGCCAAAGCCTCCGCCAAAAATAAGGAAGCCAGATGCCACCTCCATGTGCCGCACATACATGTTTCCCAAACCGCTGCTGGACTGCAGCAACAAAG ATTTGATTAGCATCCCACCTGACCTGCCATCTGACATAGTGAGGATGGATCTgtccaacaacaaaataaaacatctcaAGCCAAAACATTTTGTGCTGTCCAAAGACCTCAAACTTCTCAACCTCAGCAGTAACAACCTGCACCATATAGACACAG CTGCATTTGCAGGACTGCTGTACCTCCGTGAGCTTGACCTCTCCAACAACAGTCTCCAATACTTCCAGTACAGTGTACTAGAGGACCTCTACTTCCTACGGAAGCTCTCACTGGACAACAACCCGTGGTTCTGCGACTACAACATCCACTACCTAAATTACTGGCTCAAGCACCATCCTGGCGTCCATCACACTGGCTTGATCTGCTCAGAGCCGCCGGAGTTCAAGGGCTGGCGTGTCGCGGATTACGTGAAGACCTACAACGGGGAATGTCCTGTAGATAAACAAACAGAAGGGACAGATACAGGACAGGGGGCACAAGAACAGTCAGAAAATGATGCACAGAAGCCAGGGATGGACAATAGTGATGGACAGGGTGCAAATCTTCCACAACACCTGAAAAAGGCTGcaccaaacaaatttaaaatcatcAGGCTGAGCTAA